TGCCGTAACGGTAATGAAAGCAAGTATAGTATGGGTCTGGCTTTCATATGTTTTTTCAGACATAGCCGAAGCAGCCATAATGATTCTTTATTACCTGAGAGGAAAATGGGAGAAGAGAAGAGTCTAGTAGCTGCTTCTACAGCTCTCATTTACGTCGGTGAGGAGAAAAGTTAGTTAAGCATTTCACTAACTTCCTTGGAGTGTTCTCATTTTTCCCAAACAAACTTCGGGCGATCTGCTATAATTCAGATGAACGGGTGATTAAGATGTCTGAAGTTTTGTATAGGAAATATAGACCGAGAAATTTCAGTGAATTGATTGGACAGGATCAAGTGAAAGAGATCCTGGGAAAGGCAATAGAACACAATACAGTATCCCACGCTTACATATTCTCAGGTTCGAGGGGTACAGGAAAGACCACGACTGCCCGCATTCTTGCCAAGATGCTCAACTGCCTCTCGGAGGAGTCCGTCAAACCGTGCGGTGACTGTGACTCATGCAGGGCAATTGATTCCTCTTCCCATATGGATGTCGTTGAACTGGACGCAGCTTCTTACAGAGGGATAGACGAGATCAGGAAGATACGGGATGCCGTATCTTACAGGCCAGTTATGGGCAGGTTCAAAGTCTACATTATAGATGAATTTCACATGCTGACCAGAGAAGCCTTCAATGCACTTTTAAAGACTCTTGAAGAACCTCCCGATAGAGTTGTCTTCGTTCTTGCCACCACCAATCTTGAGAAGGTTCCAGAGACTGTGCTTTCTCGGTGCCAGATCTTCAACTTCAAGCCTCTTGACGAAAAGGAAATTATGACTTACCTTGGAAAAATCGCCAAGGCAGAGGGGCTAGAATTCGATGATAGAGCGCTTCGATACATATCGAAGGCGGCTCACGGAGGTATGAGAGACGCAGTGAATCTCATGGAGAGAGTTATCACTTTTGCAGACGATGTGAGCGAAGCGTCTGTGAGAACTACTCTAGGCATTCTTCCTGAAGAGGTCGTGAAGGAGTTTATTTCTGCCTTTTCATCTGGAGATCCGTCACAGATATTGAAGATGTCGGAAGATATTCAGTCCGGAGGATTGACTTACGAAGTCTTTCTTGAACAGGTAATAGACGCGGTCAAAGAGCAACTTGTATGTGAAGCCAGCGGTGGGAACTTCAAACTTCTCTCGTCTCTCTGGGAGATAAATCGAGAACTAAGATATGCCGAAGACAAACGCGGTACTTTTGAAGTGATGACACTTCTAAAGAGCGGATCGGGGAAAGTGCGATCCGATCTCATCCCTGCAGATGAAACAACTTCGACAGACTCGATCGCTGTCGAAGCTGACTCAAACAAGTCCGAAGATTCTGAGATAGGTGATGGCAAAGAGCTTACAAAGATACTGGAGCACCTTCGAAGGAACGATTTCATTCTCTTGTGGACTCTGCTAAGCCTTGCAAACATAAGAAGTACCAAAGATGGAAAAGACTTTGTCGTCGATACGGACAGCGATTACTCACACGTGCTTCTTGAAGAAAGGCTTGAATCACTAAATCTAATTTCGATGGATCTTGTGGGGAAGAGGTTTTTTTTAGCCGATGATTCGGTCCGAGAGGATCCTCTTGGAAGTCTCGATGAAGACTCTAGAGAGTATGTTGATGCAGTAATTGCCGGACTTGGTTTGAAGGATGATCTCGACAAAGGAAAGATAAAGATAGAGCTTGAGGAGGATT
The nucleotide sequence above comes from Mesotoga sp. UBA6090. Encoded proteins:
- the dnaX gene encoding DNA polymerase III subunit gamma/tau, which gives rise to MSEVLYRKYRPRNFSELIGQDQVKEILGKAIEHNTVSHAYIFSGSRGTGKTTTARILAKMLNCLSEESVKPCGDCDSCRAIDSSSHMDVVELDAASYRGIDEIRKIRDAVSYRPVMGRFKVYIIDEFHMLTREAFNALLKTLEEPPDRVVFVLATTNLEKVPETVLSRCQIFNFKPLDEKEIMTYLGKIAKAEGLEFDDRALRYISKAAHGGMRDAVNLMERVITFADDVSEASVRTTLGILPEEVVKEFISAFSSGDPSQILKMSEDIQSGGLTYEVFLEQVIDAVKEQLVCEASGGNFKLLSSLWEINRELRYAEDKRGTFEVMTLLKSGSGKVRSDLIPADETTSTDSIAVEADSNKSEDSEIGDGKELTKILEHLRRNDFILLWTLLSLANIRSTKDGKDFVVDTDSDYSHVLLEERLESLNLISMDLVGKRFFLADDSVREDPLGSLDEDSREYVDAVIAGLGLKDDLDKGKIKIELEED